In the Lates calcarifer isolate ASB-BC8 linkage group LG24, TLL_Latcal_v3, whole genome shotgun sequence genome, one interval contains:
- the LOC108881552 gene encoding microtubule-associated protein 4 isoform X1, producing MSSLSDQQPGSPFSEYSELCKVPSLSPTVPAQSWDWQHPSGMDMGTPRGLVVGDGHLAPTGLTDEDKLCFFEHPGRGSMDTELKVPGSVGGISGSTSLGNASLGSAGESPDSPLSSSPSPSPASPGRLPSALGCGGISRVSLPPVPGSPIRRAELSSSAMAPHSMGASLMEASPVDGDSPSEPWNSSSFAESSPKVAMPQVAPNYCVIGVVNDNHLESEVVAGAGAALGARQLSEGSSGNSDDEEIEEEVELEPCFMGRAQQQRKAMRRAMSECSHLSVPTSLELPDKYPGGDGAGLDQLASPMGGPRRPPHSMKRSLTVAEDQPPTPPPTLSAAGTTHIDLRQAPPEPRLCLSPFPPLKDGNAGFPLSPLEASMEGFRVEKETGGIVLPVPLSPKGFSCMDTSSALTAGADTEGGSGTKSDKVKHAEFDSNEADTKLNTGGVDFGAGNNLTVTGGIDGDLTTSGYTSHGLNSSTNPFITMDVKSDKMEKAEKKEEKLEDNVKKVDLFDPLEKAEQKSVKVEYASTETPDKVEKETEKEKQKEKEAEKVKEEKEKEKEKEKEAEKVKEKEAEKVKEAEKVKDKEAEKVKETDKQAEKVEEIKKETEKEKETVKVESVQQKAEKEDKMNKTEESPEKLAKTDKVEKMEKVEKVEMTDKVESKAEKAESVEKMDKNEKPKVEEKPENKNTEKLEKTEMKDGKEQHIDKMETPEQQPTPVKLDTSYDKQEKKADTETKVTAEVEETKKEKADADEAKKTEKENEVEKPPEKPAEKPTQKSEKEEKQDKVQAEKKTAEKKDDKKDKAAKADGGEKAKKAKPAANGSSAAPSKDLAGADKKTKPAAGATKPSTAAKMRPSSAAASGGSPAAPTKRPTPSSTTSTSDKKTATAKAPSTTTAGPKRPSTTSSSRPLSSTTATTRDVKPKTTTEKRPSVPKASTATSNQTGSTATTKNGTATTAASKTTTSVRTATSTRTATATAAKKPLASKTDSKPGEEKKPSTLKTSAADSTKSKTTTTRSTGSTTTASRPRTTATKPATPSSTSGTVPEKKPPVPRAPRAASSTTATSTTTTTRTTSRPGTAPAPDIRNARSKIGSTDNMKHQPGGGKVSSASQNRAVASKDTSQGKVQIVSKKLDFSHVTSRLGSKDNMKHVPGGGNVQILNKKVDLSKVTSKCGSKDNIKHKPGGGDVKIESHKVNFREKAQSKVGSMDNVSHSPGGGNIKAEGAQETTEGNGTPLSGTPAPGPGSEPGQTGSPAAQENGLKDGAPCDSESHREPQALDSSIPETKMDCSGVISELYI from the exons ATGTCTTCTCTCTCCGATCAGCAGCCTGGCTCTCCTTTCTCAGAGTACAGTGAGCTGTGTAAGGTACCGTCCCTGTCACCCACTGTGCCGGCTCAGAGCTGGGATTGGCAGCACCCCTCAGGCATGGACATGGGCACCCCGAGGGGCCTGGTGGTAGGTGATGGACATCTGGCGCCAACTGGACTCACAGATGAAGACAAGCTGTGCTTCTTCGAGCATCCAGGCAGGGGCAGCATGGACACAGAGCTGAAGGTACCAGGGAGTGTTGGGGGCATTTCAGGGAGCACCTCTCTGGGTAACGCCTCACTGGGTAGTGCAGGGGAGAGCCCAGAcagccctctctcctcctccccatcccCCTCCCCAGCCTCCCCAGGCAGGCTACCCTCTGCCCTGGGATGTGGTGGCATCAGCAGGGTCTCCCTGCCGCCGGTTCCTGGATCCCCAATCAGGCGTGCGGAGCTGTCGTCTAGCGCAATGGCTCCACACTCAATGGGAGCCTCATTAATGGAGGCATCTCCAGTAGACGGAGACTCCCCATCTGAACCATGGAACAGCTCCAGTTTTGCTGAATCCAGCCCAAAGGTTGCCATGCCCCAGGTGGCCCCTAACTACTGTGTTATAGGAGTTGTCAATGACAACCATTTGGAGAGTGAGGTTGTGGCTGGAGCCGGGGCAGCCCTGGGGGCTCGGCAGTTATCCGAGGGCTCTTCAGGGaacagtgatgatgaagagatAGAAGAAGAGGTGGAGTTGGAGCCCTGTTTCATGGGGCGggctcagcagcagaggaaggctATGCGGCGAGCAATGTCTGAATGCTCCCACCTGTCAGTACCCACCAGTCTAGAGCTGCCTGACAAATACCCAGGGGGAGATGGGGCAGGGCTTGACCAGCTGGCATCACCCATGGGTGGTCCACGTCGCCCACCACACTCCATGAAGCGCTCACTGACTGTCGCAGAAGATCAGCCCCCAACCCCGCCACCCACCCTCTCTGCAGCGGGCACCACACACATCGACCTGCGGCAAGCCCCGCCTGAGCCTCGCCTCTGCCTCTCCCCGTTCCCTCCACTAAAGGATGGCAATGCTGGCTTCCCTCTATCACCACTAGAGGCCTCGATGGAGGGCTTTAGGGTGGAGAAGGAGACAGGTGGTATTGTGCTTCCAGTGCCCCTCAGCCCCAAGGGGTTCAGCTGCATGGAcaccagctctgctctgactgcAGGTGCCGACACTGAAGGGGGAAGTGGTACCAAATCTGACAAGGTTAAACATGCTGAGTTTGACAGCAATGAAGCGGATACTAAACTCAACACTGGTGGTGTAGACTTTGGAGCTGGCAACAATTTGACAGTGACAGGGGGCATTGATGGTGACCTCACCACTAGTGGCTATACCAGCCATGGCTTGAACTCCAGCACTAACCCTTTCATCACAATGGATG TTAAGTCAGACAAGATGGAGAaggcagagaagaaggaggagaagctggaggatAATGTAAAGAAGGTGGACCTGTTTGATCCCCTGGAAAAAGCTGAGCAGAAGAGTGTGAAGGTTGAATATGCAAGCACTGAGACTCCAGATAAGgtggagaaagaaacagagaaggaaaagcagaaagagaaagaagcagaaaaggtaaaagaggagaaagaaaaagagaaggagaaggagaaagaggcagaaaaggtgaaagagaaagaggcagaaaaagtgaaagaggcagaaaag gtgaaagacaaagaggcagaaaaagtgaaggaaacagacaaacaagcagaaaaggtggaagagataaagaaagagacagaaaaggagaaagagacagtaAAAGTAGAGTCAGTGCAGCAGAAGGCAGAAAAGGAGGATAAAATGAACAAGACAGAAGAATCACCAGAGAAACTGGCGAAGACAGACAAGGTGGAGAAGATGGAGAAAGTAGAAAAAGTGGAGATGACAGACAAAGTAGAGAGCAAAGCTGAGAAAGCAGAGAGTGTGGAGAAGATGGACAAAAATGAAAAGCCTAAAGTGGAAGAAAAACCAGAGAACAAAAATACTGAGAAACTCGAGAAAACAGAGATGAAGGATGGCAAAGAGCAGCACATCGACAAAATGGAGACCCCGGAGCAACAGCCGACACCCGTCAAACTCGATACCAGTTATGACAAGCAGGAGAAGAAGgctgacacagagacaaaggTGACAGCAGAGGTGGAAGAAACCAAGAAAGAGAAGGCTGACGCAGACGAAGCCAAGAAGACCGAGAAAGAGAATGAAGTGGAGAAACCACCTGAGAAGCCTGCCGAAAAACCAACGCAGAAGAGCGAAAAGGAAGAGAAGCAGGACAAAGTGCAGGCTGAAAAAAAGACTGCTGAGAAAAAGGATGACAAGAAGGACAAGGCAGCGAAAGCCGACGGAGGAGAGAAGGCCAAAAAAGCGAAACCTGCAGCAAATGGAAGCAGTGCAGCACCCAGCAAAGACCTGGCAGGTGCAGACAAGAAGACCAAG CCTGCTGCCGGGGCGACCAAACCAAGCACCGCTGCCAAAATGCGGCCAAGCTCTGCGGCTGCTAGTGGTGGTTCACCCGCAGCCCCTACTAAGCGCCCCacaccctcctccaccacctccacctcagacaaaaaaacagccacagcaaAGGCACCATCCACAACCACTGCTGGCCCAAAGCGGCCCTCCACCACTTCTTCCAGCCGCCCCTTGTCATCAACCACAGCGACTACACGTGATGTCAAACCCAAG aCAACCACAGAGAAGCGTCCCTCTGTGCCAAAGGCCAGCACTGCCACCTCGAATCAAACGGGCTCCACTGCCACCACCAAAAATGGAACTGCCACCACAGCAGCCAGTAAAACCACTACATCAGTGCGCACGGCAACATCTACTCGCACTGCTACCGCCACTGCAGCCAAAAAGCCTCTGG CCTCTAAGACAGACAGCAAaccaggagaggagaagaaaccCAGCACTCTGAAGACTTCTGCAG ctgATTCTACCAAGTCCAAGACCACCACCACCCGCAGCACTGGTTCCACCACTACTGCCTCTCGCCCACGAACTACAGCAACTAAGCCGGCCACACCATCCTCCACCTCTGGCACAGTACCAGAGAAGAAGCCCCCGGTGCCCCGCGCCCCCCGGGCTGCTTCCTCAACCACAGCTACTTCCACTACCACCACTACGAGGACCACATCTCGCCCCGGCACCGCACCAGCCCCGGACATCCGCAACGCCCGCTCCAAGATCGGCTCTACAGACAACATGAAGCACCAGCCTGGAGGAGGGAAG GTGTCATCTGCCTCTCAGAACAGGGCTGTCGCCTCCAAAGACACGAGCCAGGGCAAA GTTCAGATAGTCTCCAAAAAGCTGGACTTCAGCCACGTCACCTCACGCTTGGGCTCCAAGGACAATATGAAGCATGTTCCTGGTGGAGGGAAT GTGCAGATACTCAACAAGAAGGTGGATTTGAGTAAGGTGACATCAAAATGCGGCTCCAAGGACAACATCAAGCACAAGCCTG GTGGTGGAGACGTGAAGATTGAGTCCCACAAAGTGAACTTTAGGGAAAAGGCTCAGTCCAAAGTGGGCTCCATGGACAATGTGAGTCATTCACCTGGTGGAGGAAACATCAAG GCTGAGGGGGCCCAGGAGACAACAGAGGGGAATGGGACTCCCCTGAGTGGCACCCCGGCCCCAGGCCCAGGCTCCGAGCCAGGGCAGACTGGGAGCCCCGCTGCCCAGGAGAATGGGCTGAAGGACGGGGCTCCCTGTGATAGTGAGAGCCACCGGGAGCCCCAGGCTCTGGACTCAAGCATCCCAGAGACAa
- the LOC108881552 gene encoding microtubule-associated protein 4 isoform X2, translating to MSSLSDQQPGSPFSEYSELCKVPSLSPTVPAQSWDWQHPSGMDMGTPRGLVVGDGHLAPTGLTDEDKLCFFEHPGRGSMDTELKVPGSVGGISGSTSLGNASLGSAGESPDSPLSSSPSPSPASPGRLPSALGCGGISRVSLPPVPGSPIRRAELSSSAMAPHSMGASLMEASPVDGDSPSEPWNSSSFAESSPKVAMPQVAPNYCVIGVVNDNHLESEVVAGAGAALGARQLSEGSSGNSDDEEIEEEVELEPCFMGRAQQQRKAMRRAMSECSHLSVPTSLELPDKYPGGDGAGLDQLASPMGGPRRPPHSMKRSLTVAEDQPPTPPPTLSAAGTTHIDLRQAPPEPRLCLSPFPPLKDGNAGFPLSPLEASMEGFRVEKETGGIVLPVPLSPKGFSCMDTSSALTAGADTEGGSGTKSDKVKHAEFDSNEADTKLNTGGVDFGAGNNLTVTGGIDGDLTTSGYTSHGLNSSTNPFITMDVKSDKMEKAEKKEEKLEDNVKKVDLFDPLEKAEQKSVKVEYASTETPDKVEKETEKEKQKEKEAEKVKEEKEKEKEKEKEAEKVKEKEAEKVKEAEKVKDKEAEKVKETDKQAEKVEEIKKETEKEKETVKVESVQQKAEKEDKMNKTEESPEKLAKTDKVEKMEKVEKVEMTDKVESKAEKAESVEKMDKNEKPKVEEKPENKNTEKLEKTEMKDGKEQHIDKMETPEQQPTPVKLDTSYDKQEKKADTETKVTAEVEETKKEKADADEAKKTEKENEVEKPPEKPAEKPTQKSEKEEKQDKVQAEKKTAEKKDDKKDKAAKADGGEKAKKAKPAANGSSAAPSKDLAGADKKTKPAAGATKPSTAAKMRPSSAAASGGSPAAPTKRPTPSSTTSTSDKKTATAKAPSTTTAGPKRPSTTSSSRPLSSTTATTRDVKPKTTTEKRPSVPKASTATSNQTGSTATTKNGTATTAASKTTTSVRTATSTRTATATAAKKPLASKTDSKPGEEKKPSTLKTSAADSTKSKTTTTRSTGSTTTASRPRTTATKPATPSSTSGTVPEKKPPVPRAPRAASSTTATSTTTTTRTTSRPGTAPAPDIRNARSKIGSTDNMKHQPGGGKVSSASQNRAVASKDTSQGKVQILNKKVDLSKVTSKCGSKDNIKHKPGGGDVKIESHKVNFREKAQSKVGSMDNVSHSPGGGNIKAEGAQETTEGNGTPLSGTPAPGPGSEPGQTGSPAAQENGLKDGAPCDSESHREPQALDSSIPETKMDCSGVISELYI from the exons ATGTCTTCTCTCTCCGATCAGCAGCCTGGCTCTCCTTTCTCAGAGTACAGTGAGCTGTGTAAGGTACCGTCCCTGTCACCCACTGTGCCGGCTCAGAGCTGGGATTGGCAGCACCCCTCAGGCATGGACATGGGCACCCCGAGGGGCCTGGTGGTAGGTGATGGACATCTGGCGCCAACTGGACTCACAGATGAAGACAAGCTGTGCTTCTTCGAGCATCCAGGCAGGGGCAGCATGGACACAGAGCTGAAGGTACCAGGGAGTGTTGGGGGCATTTCAGGGAGCACCTCTCTGGGTAACGCCTCACTGGGTAGTGCAGGGGAGAGCCCAGAcagccctctctcctcctccccatcccCCTCCCCAGCCTCCCCAGGCAGGCTACCCTCTGCCCTGGGATGTGGTGGCATCAGCAGGGTCTCCCTGCCGCCGGTTCCTGGATCCCCAATCAGGCGTGCGGAGCTGTCGTCTAGCGCAATGGCTCCACACTCAATGGGAGCCTCATTAATGGAGGCATCTCCAGTAGACGGAGACTCCCCATCTGAACCATGGAACAGCTCCAGTTTTGCTGAATCCAGCCCAAAGGTTGCCATGCCCCAGGTGGCCCCTAACTACTGTGTTATAGGAGTTGTCAATGACAACCATTTGGAGAGTGAGGTTGTGGCTGGAGCCGGGGCAGCCCTGGGGGCTCGGCAGTTATCCGAGGGCTCTTCAGGGaacagtgatgatgaagagatAGAAGAAGAGGTGGAGTTGGAGCCCTGTTTCATGGGGCGggctcagcagcagaggaaggctATGCGGCGAGCAATGTCTGAATGCTCCCACCTGTCAGTACCCACCAGTCTAGAGCTGCCTGACAAATACCCAGGGGGAGATGGGGCAGGGCTTGACCAGCTGGCATCACCCATGGGTGGTCCACGTCGCCCACCACACTCCATGAAGCGCTCACTGACTGTCGCAGAAGATCAGCCCCCAACCCCGCCACCCACCCTCTCTGCAGCGGGCACCACACACATCGACCTGCGGCAAGCCCCGCCTGAGCCTCGCCTCTGCCTCTCCCCGTTCCCTCCACTAAAGGATGGCAATGCTGGCTTCCCTCTATCACCACTAGAGGCCTCGATGGAGGGCTTTAGGGTGGAGAAGGAGACAGGTGGTATTGTGCTTCCAGTGCCCCTCAGCCCCAAGGGGTTCAGCTGCATGGAcaccagctctgctctgactgcAGGTGCCGACACTGAAGGGGGAAGTGGTACCAAATCTGACAAGGTTAAACATGCTGAGTTTGACAGCAATGAAGCGGATACTAAACTCAACACTGGTGGTGTAGACTTTGGAGCTGGCAACAATTTGACAGTGACAGGGGGCATTGATGGTGACCTCACCACTAGTGGCTATACCAGCCATGGCTTGAACTCCAGCACTAACCCTTTCATCACAATGGATG TTAAGTCAGACAAGATGGAGAaggcagagaagaaggaggagaagctggaggatAATGTAAAGAAGGTGGACCTGTTTGATCCCCTGGAAAAAGCTGAGCAGAAGAGTGTGAAGGTTGAATATGCAAGCACTGAGACTCCAGATAAGgtggagaaagaaacagagaaggaaaagcagaaagagaaagaagcagaaaaggtaaaagaggagaaagaaaaagagaaggagaaggagaaagaggcagaaaaggtgaaagagaaagaggcagaaaaagtgaaagaggcagaaaag gtgaaagacaaagaggcagaaaaagtgaaggaaacagacaaacaagcagaaaaggtggaagagataaagaaagagacagaaaaggagaaagagacagtaAAAGTAGAGTCAGTGCAGCAGAAGGCAGAAAAGGAGGATAAAATGAACAAGACAGAAGAATCACCAGAGAAACTGGCGAAGACAGACAAGGTGGAGAAGATGGAGAAAGTAGAAAAAGTGGAGATGACAGACAAAGTAGAGAGCAAAGCTGAGAAAGCAGAGAGTGTGGAGAAGATGGACAAAAATGAAAAGCCTAAAGTGGAAGAAAAACCAGAGAACAAAAATACTGAGAAACTCGAGAAAACAGAGATGAAGGATGGCAAAGAGCAGCACATCGACAAAATGGAGACCCCGGAGCAACAGCCGACACCCGTCAAACTCGATACCAGTTATGACAAGCAGGAGAAGAAGgctgacacagagacaaaggTGACAGCAGAGGTGGAAGAAACCAAGAAAGAGAAGGCTGACGCAGACGAAGCCAAGAAGACCGAGAAAGAGAATGAAGTGGAGAAACCACCTGAGAAGCCTGCCGAAAAACCAACGCAGAAGAGCGAAAAGGAAGAGAAGCAGGACAAAGTGCAGGCTGAAAAAAAGACTGCTGAGAAAAAGGATGACAAGAAGGACAAGGCAGCGAAAGCCGACGGAGGAGAGAAGGCCAAAAAAGCGAAACCTGCAGCAAATGGAAGCAGTGCAGCACCCAGCAAAGACCTGGCAGGTGCAGACAAGAAGACCAAG CCTGCTGCCGGGGCGACCAAACCAAGCACCGCTGCCAAAATGCGGCCAAGCTCTGCGGCTGCTAGTGGTGGTTCACCCGCAGCCCCTACTAAGCGCCCCacaccctcctccaccacctccacctcagacaaaaaaacagccacagcaaAGGCACCATCCACAACCACTGCTGGCCCAAAGCGGCCCTCCACCACTTCTTCCAGCCGCCCCTTGTCATCAACCACAGCGACTACACGTGATGTCAAACCCAAG aCAACCACAGAGAAGCGTCCCTCTGTGCCAAAGGCCAGCACTGCCACCTCGAATCAAACGGGCTCCACTGCCACCACCAAAAATGGAACTGCCACCACAGCAGCCAGTAAAACCACTACATCAGTGCGCACGGCAACATCTACTCGCACTGCTACCGCCACTGCAGCCAAAAAGCCTCTGG CCTCTAAGACAGACAGCAAaccaggagaggagaagaaaccCAGCACTCTGAAGACTTCTGCAG ctgATTCTACCAAGTCCAAGACCACCACCACCCGCAGCACTGGTTCCACCACTACTGCCTCTCGCCCACGAACTACAGCAACTAAGCCGGCCACACCATCCTCCACCTCTGGCACAGTACCAGAGAAGAAGCCCCCGGTGCCCCGCGCCCCCCGGGCTGCTTCCTCAACCACAGCTACTTCCACTACCACCACTACGAGGACCACATCTCGCCCCGGCACCGCACCAGCCCCGGACATCCGCAACGCCCGCTCCAAGATCGGCTCTACAGACAACATGAAGCACCAGCCTGGAGGAGGGAAG GTGTCATCTGCCTCTCAGAACAGGGCTGTCGCCTCCAAAGACACGAGCCAGGGCAAA GTGCAGATACTCAACAAGAAGGTGGATTTGAGTAAGGTGACATCAAAATGCGGCTCCAAGGACAACATCAAGCACAAGCCTG GTGGTGGAGACGTGAAGATTGAGTCCCACAAAGTGAACTTTAGGGAAAAGGCTCAGTCCAAAGTGGGCTCCATGGACAATGTGAGTCATTCACCTGGTGGAGGAAACATCAAG GCTGAGGGGGCCCAGGAGACAACAGAGGGGAATGGGACTCCCCTGAGTGGCACCCCGGCCCCAGGCCCAGGCTCCGAGCCAGGGCAGACTGGGAGCCCCGCTGCCCAGGAGAATGGGCTGAAGGACGGGGCTCCCTGTGATAGTGAGAGCCACCGGGAGCCCCAGGCTCTGGACTCAAGCATCCCAGAGACAa